The segment tagtcatcAATACTTTCTAATCAAAtttattgataaaatttgtaaacgtgaatggttaaatttattgaattatttagaatcAGTATCAAATTGATAAACTGGTTAAAAAAAGGCTTCCTATTATCAATTTAACCGTAGGTGACCAAAACAGGAACACAAGTTTAGTTGAGTGACATAATTTATGATAACTAATTGTCAATATTGcagtatatgaaatataaattttaaatctttatttaaatttaatataagttatttgtaaagtttaatttgaatatataaattatatttatattttatagttaATATAAATGAAGAGTGAATTTATAATTTAtcagttttgaaaagttaaaattagaatttttaatttttgagtttACTTAAAAAGTGAAAAGCTGGTGTATTACCTATTTACTATTTCTTTGAAAAACACTTGAAATTCAACACTAATCACAGCCTAAACCCATTTTGGTAGTGCTAAATTTATAGGTTTTTAGTTgtaatttattcattttgtagGCCACGGTGATCCTATTTATGGAGACAGAAGCAGGACAGGCAAAAATTGGATCTAACATTTAACATTTAGGCCGTTGCTCTGACATAGCAGGGAAATCCATAGAAATATTTGTTGGATTAATATCATGATTTAGATTTTCCTCACCTGGTTCTCGTGCTAGCGGTCTTCCAGCCCCCCTGAATGATGCTCGAAACACATGTAATGAATTGCAGTTAAAAGGTTATTATATTCCTGGCATTCATCGGTTACAATTTGGTTTCCATAACTTGAAGGTCATCATTAGCTGCTGTGGATCTTAACCAGAAAACGAGGCCTCATCATTAGCATCACGCAAAACTTTGTAATAAGAAAGCAGTCCATCTCTCAAGAAAATGCCAATCTCACTTCATTCACGTTTATGTAAATGGAGCTCCTGTGTGAATAAAATGGCAACAACAGAGGTTTTTGTTAACTGTTATGGTTCTTTAAAGTTGCAATTCCGGCTTAAAAATCTGAAAcccaaagcttttttttttttcttgattaaCATTCTGATATTTTGGAAGTTTAATATCCATTAAAAGAAAAACACTCCTAGCAATGTCGCAGAATTTTGCAGCTGAGAATAACTCCAGTTTTCCCTGTCTGCTGGTAACAAAGGAACtccgtcttttttttttttaattctgaaATGAACACTACAAAAGGAATAATAGGAAGAAAAGATTTGAACAATGTTTATGCTTCTAAAAACCCAGTCATTCTAAGAACCGAATTTCGAACTTGACACAAATCCCTTCCTTTAAGCGTCCTTCCATTGCCACTACAAACCGAAAACGCCATTTTCCCAGCAACTCTGCTCTCCAATATCACATGCGGTGGCACTAATTCCCCTCCCTCCAATTCATCGGCTTCGCCGCCGTAATCAAAAACAGTAAAACAGTGCCGACGGCGGCGCGAAACGTTAACAGGAAGCGAACAGTCTGCCATCTTCTTCTCGGTACTGTTTTTCTCGAACTTACCGGAGTTCAGTCTTTTAGAGAATCCGAAGCACCCATCATCAGCCTCCTCGTAACGGCAGCTACGGAGATCGGAAAATATAACCTCCGACTCTTGGAATTCTTCTACCTCTTCAGCCATGAAGGATATTAGATTAAGATTGTAGTAATCTAGAAATGTAAACGAAGGGAATTAATTTATAGGAGAGGATATGACTCGTACTTAGCACAGCAtcgactttttctttttttaagttGTGGTGTTTGAGAAAAGATGGCGTCATCCAAAAGTCATTTACGCAGTCGcgtttttctctctttctctgtATTAATTGTTAAGACTTGTTGGGACAACAATTGAacgaaattataatttttataattataaatctCTTATAATTACAAAAATTGCGGCTTTTTTTTATGAGTTTAGTTGATTAAGTATAATTATATTGTAATTTTCTGGtagtataaattataattatataattatataatttatatttttaaaatattaattattataaaattattagtatgataaaaaatttaaagcaAATAACAAAAACTAAAATCAAATCATTTATGTATTATGTTAGTTCAACgattactaataaaaataataaaaaataaacatcatatacaattttatctaattgttttaatattctatatTTGTAAGGTTATTtcctatttaatatttaatatttaacataaGTTCTTTTTCGTCAAATGTTAGTCTTTTACTGAGTTTATCATCATCTGAATCTGAATATATATCATTAAGATTATCAATATCTTTTTCTTCATATACTCTTTGAAGTAtgtatcattccaaattcacCTATGAATGAAGCTATAATGTACACAACATGTTAGTGTAATGGGTCGTGGATCAAAGCCCATGACAAATGCACACATAGCGTTCTATGAAGATGTGAATTAACCGGATTCGTAGAACATATGGAAGCCTTAGAAAACTTTCTTTGTGAATTTTTCTTGTTGAGAATAAGGTTGACTTAAAAGGATTTGAAACTAAAGAATCGCCTAACATCGTGCGGCTTGCGATACTAAAATTCTAGCCTCGTAACACTAGTACGATCTAACCTTTTTTTATGCTATACAAAGGTGACATTCTTAATATAGGAAATATTCTTTAGAACAACAAATGTTCTCTCAACCCTGTTTTTAACCCTTGAATGTCTAAAATTAATGAGCTTGCAAGCCATCTATAATGCTTGTGATTAGCTCTAATCTCTTAAATAGTATCATACACTACGATATGGTACAAGAAAACATTTTCTACTTGCAAAATCAATATCTACCATATAATATTTGAGTTTACAGTATAAATAATATGTATCTTTAATCATAAAagcttatatttatttattttgaagagAGAATTATGCTAAATTTTGTAATATATAGCATGAACACATAAAAAGTAATATATATACCCTTTCTATAATATGTAAACtaagttaaaaataatataagatCTATAATAAATATACCCTTTGTAAAAAGAAGTTTTTAtacttataaataatatatatttttgtctTAATTTTAGAAAgttatttttacaaataagttatgataaaactatatctttttactaataagcatattatttttataaaatatagcaTTCACACATAAAtaaattatgtttaaatttatttGCCATAacttattataaataaataattacaaTACTTTTAACTGTAAATTATTTTTCATGACAAACTTTTAGTTCATAACTTTTTAAAAAAtaggatttaaataatataaatttttgttatgactttataaaatacatataaattatttttataatataatttttaagattttataatataataatcttTGGCTATAATCATCACAAACACTCATACatgttcatgcttataatataaaaattataatttaaacttgtataaaaatattttttaaaactgAATTTAGATGTAATTACCGTGTAATTACTCAAATTCTCACCCTAAGATTTGAAAAGTGTAATTTGGGTGCTCCAATTACACTAAATTAAATGGAACCTACAAATTACAACGGTTACTTAAACATGTCACTCTTGTGTAATTAATTACAAGTAATTACACAAAAATTTGACTACCAGGCGACTTTCAAACACTACcttgataaaatttaattatttaattcatttttaaatatcataaaaataaaaacatttaaaaatctaaaattttataaattcataatttattttataaaattataaaataatttttaaaatttataattatgcgAAAATGTTCTAAGAATTGGGAAGAAAAACataaaacagccaaattaaaaaaaaaaaactcttaaaTCATAATCTAGAAAGAATCTAGATAAAATGGTGTCTAGATTTACCTAATCTAAAATGAGTACGGATATGTATTTGCCTAGATTCAATCTAttgtatttaataaatttataatttttataattttatttttttttaaagaactaATGTTTACAGAAAAAAAATAGATATTTTCAGAGTTTTAGTTTTTGGaactttctaatatttttagaatttttattcttatttttgcatttttaagattttaacgattttataattttaaactttttatataGATAACATCATTTGATTAGATGAGGTTATATCAATTAGAGTAACATGATGgacaaaatgaaaatataataacTAAATTAACAAGTGTTAGGTATAGGGATAAGTACAAACTTTAAATATAAATCGTAAAAGCGGATATGAAAAATAtcaaaacaaaatataataactaGATAAAAATTTCTTGAAGTGCTATATTGAGGATTTATGTATAGTAGAAAAAGGTTGAAATGGGTATTAAAGCAAAACAATAagcttaattaattttaataaatatttacaactaACTTCTTAGagtcaaatttatttttatttgaggtCTTACTTTCAGGGGATTTGGGATTTACTTACATGTGTTAGGTGGTCGATATTCTCACGATTATATGTCTTGAACTAGTGAATAAAATTCCCTTCATGATGGCTGCTGGTAGAACTCTCTGGTATAGTTCGGGCTAGAATAAGTTGGGAGGTGGAGTTAGAAAGTTTTAAAGTTAGAATTAAActataaattaaaaaatgtaattttattatcgtatgaatttaaaatttaatttttttaaaaatagtgtataatttacttaaaatttaattataaattttaagataaaattaattttatcatttaattaatttaaaattttaaaaattttaaaaggttaaaccATGGTCATATTTGCGATCATGGTTAGTGCCTCTCTCTTGATGTGTATATTGAATTGAATCTTGAATAgagattttattaatttaaattaatttaattttatatttaataataaaaaataattttatttaaatatgattgtaaaattatataaatatcaaatgtaaaaagaatcattaaaattttaatattattttaaataataaaattgaacttTTGTCTAGAAAAAGTTCTGATTTATGACTAACTCAACCATGAGAAACACAATGTTGTCATCCTATTTTGTAAGCATTTAAATGCGCAAGAAAAATAGTCTGACACTGTCATGGTGTCAACATAATCTCCCAAATCCTAATCATACACAAGGAAGAAAAAGTATTTATTActaaaatcatttcataatttctTTTTATTGTTAGTTGAATTAAGGTAGCAAGGTTAACTTGTTAAGGTTTTGggaattttaaaattacaaatttaaattttacataagTAAATTATATGTAAGTTCagagtttatatttattttaatttatgtttaatCATGTGTGTCATGTGTAGATTATGGTTATCAGTTGAATTATACTTTATAAGATAATTAGATTCTAttttataatgataaattttaattctagttatttgtaattataattttatttgtatttgtAATTTCTAGACAAAAACAAATTTGCACAtattaattgaaaaataaaataaatttaatgttaattaaaatattttataactatttatattttattatttctaatttaaaattgttgaaaataaatattttatttaataaatcaaCCTTAAGCTGTTAGTCTCTTTTCATCAAACCTTAAGGGAatgatatttttccaaatataatgGTACATTTGCTGGTAAAGTCATTCATACTCAATTTTGATATTGAGTAAAtaggttttattttttaaatgggtaaattaatccttattaatttcaaaatgagTGACTAAAGATAATTAATCACGATGTTAATGTTTTCTTTCAATAGTACATAATATTGCTTGGTACAATAACAAAATTAGCCCTTGATGTTTAtgtattttgtgtaaatgatgatAGAATATACAAATGtaggctaaatttgttaaatcatgGTCAATtttgatagaatatgtaaattTTGtaagttaaaattattattataccaataaaatgtatAATTAACAGAAATATTAACATTGAGATTAATTGTTTTAGTTGTTcactattaaaattaataaatattaaattgttCGATCTTTTAGATGATGAATTTGTTGAACAGATATATAGAAAAATCCTTTTACCATTTGTTATCAAATCTGGAGGTTTTTTaatcttattatttaaaaatttggttaaaatatgttataacttttgtatatttaaaaatttagaatttagtttttgtatttttatttttcaagaaaTTAGTTtctttactttttagattttaaaattcagcATCATTGTTAAAActattaatttttctttaaattcttTCTTGTGATAAAATCAAGTGATTTTTTTACTCATTTAGTAGTCATGTATTTAAAAAAATTGACTCTCtaataattttgaatttaacaaattagatttaaattttgaaatctaaaagtaGAAAgacttatttttaaaaatgaaagtatataaattaaattccaaaatttcaaataatatagagagttatgatatattttaaactattttttcctattttagtatccaaaatatgattttcatctcattttttcactttaaaatttatcaaattacttGTTACGTTGTTATTAACAACCTTTTATGTTGGATAAACCTaaacaaaaattataatttaagtactaaaataagataaaaaaaagcTTGAGTGACAAAAATGTAAAAACGATTATAGTTGAGGGATTAAATTAAGAGTTAATgaaataataagaataaaaaaaGAATTCCTCCGACATTCATTTTAATCTCTCCGTGGAACTAGATAGTTTTTACTCCTTTTTTCTGACCAAAACTTCAAAGTGAATTCTCTTCAACAGGGAAGAAGTAAATCAATGGCTTATGGTTGTATTCATTCAAGAAGTTATCCATTATCTACATGGTCCAAAAACAAGGTTTGATAAATTGAAGCTTTCAGGTTTCATTTTCCTTTTCCAGGTTGCCATCTTATTTTTACGGAATATTTGTAATTGGAAAAAGTTGAATTTTTTTTCCAGGTTCAAGGAAACGAAGTAGCTTTTTCTTTAGGTTATGGGTTTTCAATTTGCAGAACTCCCAATGTTAAATGTTCACAAAAGCTGGGTGAACAATCACTGAGCATTTCCAGAGCTGTTGAGAAGTGGGTCTCCTTTAAAAGAttgaattcaatttatcaaaatctTAAATTAGAAGCCCAAAGTTACTAAAATTTTGAGGGTGCAGGAAACCAGTGAAGAAATCTGGAAAGAACGAGCATCACTTGTGGAAGAAAAGAGATTCAGCTGGCTCAGGACAAAAGGCACTCAATCTTGTTAGAATTGTAAGTTTAATTTGCTCATTTGTTCTATATTGAGTATAGTTTTCAGTTATAATATGTATTTAGTATTTGAAGATAAAGCTATACACTGATTCTATATGTAAAAGCAGGTTTCTCAACTTCCCAGTGAAAAAGAGACTGTTTATGGAGCATTGGACAAATGGGTGGCTTGGGAGACTGAGTTTCCATTGATTGCAGCTGCAAAAGCTTTACGAATTTTGAGGAAGAGGAGCCAATGGCTGCGTGTTATTCAAGTATGTTGGTATTCTTGCTTTGTGTTTTCCAGCTTCTTAAATGCATTCATTGATGCAGGGAAGCTTTATATGTTCAATAATTTTccattaatatattatattaaaatagccCTGTATTATCATATTTGATTCTATAGAATACTCTCAATCGGTATTTTAAAGGAACCTTAATGCTATTCTTTGTGAATAGATACCTTTCTCACGCTGAAAGATTCATTGAATGGTTATTTGGTGTGCTTCTACTGATTCAACCTGTTTGTTCAAGATGCTATAATTTAAGCTGTGGCTGCTGGCTTGGTTATCCTCAGTATTTTCTTGGGTTAAATTAGATTTCATGAAGTCGCTAATACTCAGGTGGCAAAGTGGATGTTGAGCAAAGGCCAAGGAGCTACGATGGGTACATATGACACCCTTCTACTTGCTTTTGATATGGATAATAGAGTGGATGAGGCTGAATCATTGTGGAACATGGTTTTACATACACACAATCGTTCTATCTCAAAGCGATTGTTTTCTAGGATGATTTCTTTATTTGATCATCATAGCATGCCAGAGAAGATAATAGAGGTATGCCAATCACCATCCCGAATGCCATACAAAACCAATTCTGATGTTTTTACTTGATACCACTAATCTGTTTGTGAGAATTTGTATCAAATGAAGCACAATTATGTTGGTTCTGAGttattggttttttttaaggTATTTGCAGACATGGAGGAGTTATGTGTCAGACCAGATGAAAACACAGTCAGGAAAGTAGCTCGTGCCTTTCAGGAACTCGGCCAAGAAGACAAGCAGAAGTTGATTCTTAGAAGATACATAAGCAAATGGAAATATATCCACTTTAATGGCGAACGGGTTAGAGTGAAAAGACATACATCAGATGAAGAATGACGTTCAATTCAGTGAGTGCATTCTCTTGGCATCAATGGCATAATATGAGTTTGTATCTATTGCATTAGACCTTGCCAATCAGGTATTGCAGCAACAAGGCATCTTATTCACTTTCCTTGAGATAGGCAGCATACACTTGAATGCTATATGAATAGTTCATCATTTCTGGGGGTTGTTCCCTGTATATAACTGTAGCTTGCATGTTGCAAGCCTCTTTTTAATGTCTGGGGATATATATATGCTGTGAGAGGGCCGAAAAGGGTTTTTGCTGTTAATGTAGGACAGTGTTTTGGGATTTTGTCCTTATAAGACTCTTATGTCTTCAGAGTTCAGATCATCATTGGttcaattgaaatattaaatagttTTTGAAGAAGTCTCTACTATGAATTATTAGTTATTTTCTTTGGGTGTCATCACAGTGTTTCTAGAGTGGCATAACACAAATTGATGACTGTGATGTGTGCTTGCAATGCCAGTGCACTAATGGTTGACAATGAAGGCTGTGGTGGTTGGCAACTCCTGGTGGCAGTTTGGCCTTAAAGAAGTATATACCATTGCATCTGGCCAATATGTGATTTTCAATGAAGGTATAATTGGTAACTGCAGTCTTTGAATTGGTTTTAGCTTTTAAAACTCTCTTCAAAATTTGCTTGCCATGCCTTCTCAAGGCCTAGCTAACAGTTTGGTTTGTTTTTAACTGTTCTTGCCATTGATACTGATGGGAAACAAGTCAAAAAGAAGAATTGAACTGAAATAAATTGATTGAgaaatcaaaaactaaaattttattttgaaaaagaaaataaaactttcTGGAAAGCTTTACTTGTAATGTGAAGAATGATCAAATTTAAAAGAGATTAAATGAATTTCAGTGTGAGAAACATGAAAGGCCAGTTACATGATAGTACCACCAAGATGTCAATGGAAGTTGCTGCCTCTAATTTCCCTCCATTGTAGATCCATCAGTGTTCATACCGTTGATCCATGAATTTGTCAGCTCTGTTAAGAGTTTAACTACATCATCTGATGATCCAAGGAGATACCGAGCATTAGACCTTTTCCGAGCTACAGAGCAAGAAAAATAGTTGTCCCCCTGAAGATCAAGTACTGAAGAACCCTCTTGCAACGACATTCTATCTACCACCCTTGATTGAAAAACATCTGTGTTTACATGGTAACTTTTGCTTCTCCCAATAGTTGGCATAGGACGATGTTTCTTAAGGCGATCTTCCCTGGATAGACTTCTACTCGTCGATAACTTTGAAACAGATGTCCTGACTGGTGGTGTTACATGGGATCTGACAGGGGCTGGCACTTCTGAAGGAAGCTCTGGCTCAAAAAAGGTATAAATGTCTTCATCCTGAACCAATTGCAGAATGTTTAACTTCCAATTATTCACATTTAAGGGTGAAGAATGAGCATCTTTCTGTGTTCCTGAACATATGAGTTCCTTGCCTTATCGTTGGCTCTATATTTCAGAATTTATTCAAGCAATGCtagaaaattttcaattataGGTCATAATAGCTAGTGGTGCTAAAACCCCTAAAGCTTTACGCGGTAGagtgaaaaaaattagaaaaatggaTAATTGAAGGTGTAGAAAAAcagaaagataaaaaaaaatatatatatttttccataGTTGTACTAGATAGAAAAgattaaaaatttgaaagaaatttttttttggtaGAGTTGAAAAATGAGAGGATTGAAAATAGAACATTAGAAAAATGCATAATTTTGAATTATCATACacctttttctcatttttctcCTCTGATTATTCCAATTTGGAaagattaatttttatgtattggaatgaaaaatggatatttttatttctttcttttcctaccAAAcccattcaaaatttattttttttgtctATTTTTCTACTCCCTCTTATCCTTCCACATTTTCACTCTACCGAACACACTTTAGAACTGTTAGGTGATCTTATTGCATATTCAGGTCTGTTCCCATTTGAACAAACAGTTTGGAATTGCAGCACAATAAGATATAGTTAATGCAGTGTCTTCAAACTAAATATTTCCATGCGGGGAATTCCTCAAAATAAAGGGAAACAGCTTAAAGTTGGTAATTGAAACACACCTTAGCTAGAAAGTGGCCAATACATAGGACATAATCAATGGGTTCCTTCATGCCTTTGTTATGAACAATTTCTCCAAGGATTCGGTCGATCGCTGCACCCTGATATATATTCATCGAAGCACGAGATAAGCCAGCCTGTGATGCTGAATGAATAGCAGAAGAGTAATACCACCAATGCATACCTTTGTAACACCGACAGATCGAACCTCAATGGACCGGCTGCCTTGGACAACGTCTAAAGATGCATTAGAGATTGGACCTGTCCAAAGATGCTGCAACAGATCCCTTGCTTGAAGTCTTCCAAACTCGACATCTAGAGTTTTAAGTTGTTAGACCAATAAACGCCAGAAACCAACATTTAGCTTAAATCTGATGTGATTATCATATGCCAAATAGAAGAGACAACATGAATTAGTTGAAGTTTATTGATGAGGACCTGCGTATTTATAGTTCCATATAAGTGAAGTTTCCCGGAGCTCGAAATGAGATCGAGGAGTTCTTTCAGTAAAA is part of the Gossypium arboreum isolate Shixiya-1 chromosome 5, ASM2569848v2, whole genome shotgun sequence genome and harbors:
- the LOC108452469 gene encoding uncharacterized protein LOC108452469 — encoded protein: MAEEVEEFQESEVIFSDLRSCRYEEADDGCFGFSKRLNSGKFEKNSTEKKMADCSLPVNVSRRRRHCFTVFDYGGEADELEGGELVPPHVILESRVAGKMAFSVCSGNGRTLKGRDLCQVRNSVLRMTGFLEA
- the LOC108489951 gene encoding pentatricopeptide repeat-containing protein At4g18975, chloroplastic-like isoform X1: MAYGCIHSRSYPLSTWSKNKVQGNEVAFSLGYGFSICRTPNVKCSQKLGEQSLSISRAVEKKPVKKSGKNEHHLWKKRDSAGSGQKALNLVRIVSQLPSEKETVYGALDKWVAWETEFPLIAAAKALRILRKRSQWLRVIQVAKWMLSKGQGATMGTYDTLLLAFDMDNRVDEAESLWNMVLHTHNRSISKRLFSRMISLFDHHSMPEKIIEVFADMEELCVRPDENTVRKVARAFQELGQEDKQKLILRRYISKWKYIHFNGERVRVKRHTSDEE
- the LOC108489951 gene encoding pentatricopeptide repeat-containing protein At4g18975, chloroplastic-like isoform X2, which codes for MAYGCIHSRSYPLSTWSKNKVQGNEVAFSLGYGFSICRTPNVKCSQKLGEQSLSISRAVEKKPVKKSGKNEHHLWKKRDSAGSGQKALNLVRIVSQLPSEKETVYGALDKWVAWETEFPLIAAAKALRILRKRSQWLRVIQVAKWMLSKGQGATMGTYDTLLLAFDMDNRVDEAESLWNMVLHTHNRSISKRLFSRMISLFDHHSMPEKIIETWRSYVSDQMKTQSGK